The genomic segment TTTACAATGAAAAGACAATTGGACGACTATTACGCTAAATTTTACTCTGTTCTTGACGAAAGACATAATTTGCTTAAAAAAGACGATTGTAAAAACGTAAGAATACTTGCCTCGTTCAAGTACAAAGTTGCACGCTATTGGAACGACGTAAAAGTTTTGGAAGTTTTGTACCCCGACTCTACTGCAAGACCTTTGGAATTAGGCGAAAAATTCAAAGCTGTTATCAAGTTAGATACTAGCGCAATTGACCCGCAAAACATTAAAGTTGAGCTTATTTTGGGTCAAAAAGTTGACGATAAAATCGGCGAACCAATCAGCATAAAAAAATTCGATTTGGAGAAAAACGGCGATAATCTTGCAACCTATACCATTGAATTTCCAACCGTAATGTCGGGTGTGTTCGACTTTTCATTCAGAATAACTCCTACCCATCCGTTACTTCCATATTCGCACGATATGAAAATGGTTAAATGGATATAATTTTTTACTTTTGTAATCTGTTTGTTAAAAATTTTTGAACTATGAATACAATAAATGAAAACACTTTGAAAAACGCTCAGGCGTGGTTAAACGACCCCGTTATCGACGACGAAACCAAGTCGGAAATAAAAAATATGATGGAGAACAATCCTGCAGAGCTTAACGAAGCTTTTTATGCAAATTTGGAATTTGGAACCGGTGGCTTGCGTGGTATAATGGGAGTTGGCTCTTATCGCATGAATAAATATACAGTCGGAATGGCAACGCAAGGACTTGCCAACTACCTGATAGAGTCGTTTAGCGATACTGAAATTAAAGTGGCTATTGCTTACGATGTCAGAAACAACAGCAAATACTTTGCGCAAGTTGCTGCCAACGTGCTTAGTGCCAACAATATTAAAGTATTCTTGTTTCAAGAACCGCGACCAACTCCTATGCTTTCATTTGCCGTTAGGCATCTGAATTGCCAAAGTGGTATTGTAATCACAGCTTCGCACAATCCGAAAGAATACAACGGATACAAAGTATATTGGGACGATGGCGCTCAGCTTACACCTCCGCACGATACAAACGTTATTGATAGGGTGAACAAAATCGGCGGTTTGAAAGAAGTTAAATTCAACGGCAACGACAATCTCATCGTTCCTATTGGTGAAGATGTTGATAATGCTTATTTTGACAAACTTAAAACTTACGTATTGCAACCCGACGTAATCAAACAAAACGAAAACATTAAAATAGTTTACACTCCTATTCATGGAACCGGCTTGCACACCGTTCCGCGTGCTTTAAAAGAGTTTGGCTTTAAAAATGTAATTTTAGTGGAAGAACAAGCCGTACAAGACGGCAACTTCCCAACTGTTGAATCGCCAAATCCGGAAGAAAGGAGTGCTATGGCTTTGGCTTTGAAAAAAGCCGAAAAAGTTAACGCCGATATTATTTTAGCAACCGACCCCGACTCTGACAGACTTGCAGTTGGGCTTAAAAACCATAAAAACGAATACGTTTTGCTTAACGGTAACCAAACAGCCGTCTTGCTTACATATTACCTGATAAAACAATGGAAAGACAAAAATAAACTTACCGGAAACGAATTTATTGTCAAAACCGTTGTAACCTCCGAACTTATGAGCGACATTGCCGTTAAAGCCGGAGTTGAGTATTACGATGTTTTAACCGGTTTTAAATGGATTGCCAAAATAATACGCGAAAATGAAGGTAAAAAGACGTTTATAGGCGGTGGCGAAGAAAGTTTCGGATATATGGTAGGCGATTTTGTTAGAGATAAAGATGCTCTTATTTCGTGTAGCGTTTTTGCCGAATGCGTGGCTTGGGCTAATAGTAGAAATATGTCTCTGTTTGAAATTTTAATTGAAATTTATTTGGAATACGGTTTCTACAAAGAAAGACTTGTCAACATTGTTCGCAAAGGTATTAGCGGTAAAAAAGAAATTAAAGGCATGATGGATAACTACCGTAACAATCCTCCCAAATATATCAACGGTAGCAAGGTTATTACTATAAAAGATTACAAAACTCACAAACGCACCGATGTTGAAACCAATGCCGTTACCACTATAGACTTACCCTCAAGCGATGTGTTGCAATTTTTGTTGGAAGACGGAAGCAAAATCAGTGTAAGACCCTCAGGAACAGAACCTAAAATAAAGTTTTATTTCAGCGTCAAAGAAAAATTAAAAGATAAAGCCGATTTTGATGCGGTTGATGAAAAGTTGGAGAAGAAACTTGATGATATCATTAGTGATATGGGACTGAATAATTAGCCTTTAGCTTTTAGCTATTGGCTTTTGGCTAAGTTTAGCCAACGGCTAACGGCTAACGGCTAACGGCTAATTACTACAAATCTCTCTCCACTAGTAAAATATGATGCTGCGATACAACAAACAAAGTTTCTTGCTTGTATTTTATTTCGTAGGCGTATCTTGCTAAGAAGAAAGCTAAATCGCCTTCCTTAACTTGCAAAGGCATGTACTTAGTAGTATTGTCTTCGCATTTCCATGGCTCTTCATCACCTTCAAAATAAGGATAGGGAACGCCAGGACCGGTTTTTATAATGTAACCTTGTTTTATCTCATCTTTTTCCGAATATCCCGAAGGCAAATACAAGCCTGCCTTGGTTTTAGTGCTTTCGGTCAGGGGCTTTATCAATATCTTATCGCCAACTACCACAATGTTTTCGTACATACTCGTTGTTATTTTTTACAAAGTTATAGTTTTTGGAACAATAAAAAAATAAATCTGCCGCAAGCTAAATATTTTAGCGGTGGTTGGTGGTTAGTGATTGGGGACTGGTGATGACTTGTCCCAAGTATTCGGGAGTGATGAGTGATGGGTGCAATTTGCAATGTGCAATGAACAATGAACAATGAGCAATGTAATAACACGCATCCCGAACAAGCCAAGAGCCAATGGCTAATAGCTAACAGCCAATATATGGATATTAACTGAATAGCAATATATATTAAGTAATACCAAATACACTTTTTTTTATGGAATTTCATACCTTTGCAAAAAAAAGAGATGTCTATATTCAATCCTAAACTATCTAAACCGAGAAACTTTAACTATAAGCCTCGTTTTTACGACCCTGAAAGAGAAAAGTTTGATGAGATACGTAAGAGATACGCTTCCGGAGACGATTATGTTCCAGGACAAATTGTTAAGACAGGTTTTAAAAGAGAAATAACAAGGAATGAAGAGCGTCGTAAGCGAAGAAGAAAGCCAATGCGACTTATAGTAATGATTTTATTGGCTGCATTTTTAATTTATTTCTTTTTCGTACGCTAAAAATAACTTGCCATGTCCGATATAATAAAATTGCTACCCGATAGTGTTGCCAATCAAATTGCAGCCGGCGAAGTCATACAACGACCTGCATCGGTTGTTAAAGAATTATTAGAAAACTCCATAGATTCGGGAGCCGACCAAATTAAACTTATTATTAAAGACGCTGGTAAAACGCTGATACAAGTCATCGATAACGGTTGCGGCATGAGCGATATGGACGCACGCATCTGTTTTGAAAGACACGCAACATCTAAAATCAGCAACGCCAACGATTTATTTAAACTTAAAACATTGGGATTTAGGGGCGAAGCTCTCGCTTCTATCGCAGCTATTGCTCATGTTGAGCTTAAAACCAAAAAAGCCGACGAAGAAATCGGTACTAAAATAGAAATTCAAGGTGCTAAACTTATTTCTCAAACGCCTATTTCGTTTCAAAACGGCACTTCATTCAGCGTTAAAAACATCTTTTTCAATGTTCCTGCCAGACGTAATTTCCTTAAATCGGACAAGGTGGAATACGGACATATTTTTGAAGAACTTAACCGTGTGGTTTTGGTATATCCCGAAATTGAGTTTGAATTTATTTCAGACGAAAAGGTTGTGGCTCACTACCTTAAGGGGAATACAAAACAGCGCGTTATACAAGTTGGCGGAAAGCAATTTGAAGAAAACCTGTTGCCAATATCGCTACAAACCGAATATGTTGATATTAGCGGCTACATAGGCAAAGCCGATATAGCACGTAAGACAAAAGGTTCGCAGTATTTTTTTGCAAACAATAGGTTTATCAGACAACCCTACCTACATCACGCAGTAGAACAAGCATACAAGGATTTAATTCCCGATGCAACGGTTCCTAAATATTTCATTTATCTGAAAGTTAGAGAAGATGAAATTGATGTCAATATTCACCCGACAAAAACCGAAGTGAAATTTCAGCACAGTCAGGTGTTATACGCCTTGCTGCGCTCGGCTGTGAAACATGCTTTGGGGATGTACTCGCTTTCGCCTCAGCTAAACTTTGACGCCGAAACCGCATTCAACACCGACCTCCCAAAGGATTACATCCCGAAACCTCCTACTGTCAACATCAATCCTGATTATAATCCCTTTAAAACTTCTGGAAGCAAGCCAATAAAAGACCCGCTAAGGGGTAATGCAAAAGGATGGGAAAATCTTTTTTCGGCTGCTACAGGTAGCGGTATTGCCGACAGCACACTTGATAATTTGGACAATATCGACGACAAAGGCGGAAATGAAGATTCTAATGAATACATGCACAACAAACAGAGTGCAAATTTCATTCAAATAAACAAGAAATACATTGTAACGTATTTGCCTTCCGGAATAATGATAATAGACCAACAAAAGGCACATCAGCGAATTTTATACAACCAAATTATTATTTCAAAGTCAAAATCCATCACAAATTCACAAAAACTGATATTTCCTAAAACTCTGCATCTGTCGCCATCGGAAGGAATTGTTTTGCAAGAACTACTTCCTTCTTTAAACGAGTTCGGATTGGAAATCAGCGACTTGGGTAATAATAGTTTTGCAATTATTTCGGTTCCCGAAATAACAAAAAACGTTTCCGTTGAAAATGTAATTGATTCGATAATAAACATGCACAAAGAAGGTAGCAGCGCCTCCTCAACCGATTTGGTTCAACAAATAGCTCACAAACTTGCTATTTCTTCATCGATAAAATACGGCGACACGCTAACACCCGAAGCTATGCAAAGCATTGTGGACAAACTTTTTGCAACTTCAAGTCCGCAACTTGCTCTCAATGGTTCAAAAACGTATGCTGTATTAAAAAACGAAGAAATTGAAACTTTACTAAAATAAACTTATGGACAACAGACAGTACTCGCCAGGCGGATTTAGCATATTACCTCCAGTAGTTAAAAACCTACTTATCATAAACGGGATTTTCTACTTGGCTACAATATCTTTGGGATACTCAATGAATATCGACTTAATCGACATTTTGGGTCTGCACTATTTTAAAGCCGAAAAGTTTGAGTTTTACCAGTTTATAACTTACATGTTTATGCATGGAGGTTTTTCTCACATTTTCTTCAATATGTTTGCCTTGTGGATGTTCGGAAGCATTTTGGAGCAAACTTGGGGACCTAAGCGCTTTTTGATTTATTATTTTTTTACAGGCATTGGTGCTGCTATTGTTCACTACGTTGTTTTCTATTTTCAAATAACGCCGACAATCGAGTTAATAGACAATTTTATATACCAACCTAATATTGAAAATTTGCAGCAAATAGTTAGCACTCACAGGTTTGCCATTTTCGACGACACCGGAAATATTACATCTCTTTTCGAACAGTTTAAAGTCAATTATTCAATACTCGCAAACAATCCGACAGATACCGCCGCAATGCAAAATGTATTGAATTTTATGAGCGAATATAAAATACACTACTTGAATCAGCCTGTGGTTGTCGGAGCTTCGGGTGCTGTATATGGTTTGTTGTTAGCATTTGGCATGATGTTCCCAAATGCAATGATATATTTGTACTTTTTTGTCCCTATGAAAGCAAAATGGTTTGTAATTATTTTCGGCGTTATAGAACTTCTTTCAGGAATTTACGGAAGGGGCGGAAATATTGCACACTTCGCTCACTTGGGCGGTATGATTTTCGGCATAATTCTGATACTGATTTGGCGAAGAAAAGATAAAAAATCTTCTAACTTTAGCTATTGATGAATAATTTTTCAAATACAAACATAAATAACACAAGCATTAAGGATTTGATTAAGAAGTTTAAATCCAAACCTATAGTGGCGCAATTAATTATAATAAACGTTGCTATCTGGGTATTGTTAAGCTTGATTTCTGTTTTGTATTTTTTGTTTCAAGACCCTGAAAGCAGTAGTTACACATGGACTGAACAAATTTTGAAATATTTTGCCGTACCGGCTTCCTTATCGGCATTAGCTGCAAGACCTTGGACAATCCTCACTTACATGTTTGTTCACACGTCGTTTTGGCACTTGCTTTTCAATATGCTGTGGCTGTATTGGTTTGGTAAAATATTTTTAGAATTCAAATCCAAAAAAGAATTATTGCTTTTGTACTTTGCTGGCGGTTTTATAGGCTCATTTTTCTTTATAGCTGCTTATAACATTTTTCCCGTGTTCAAGCCAATAATTGACAGTGCCAATGCCATAGGTGCATCGGCGGCAATTTTGGGTATTACCATAGCAACCGCAACAATAGCTCCAAATTACAACATCAGATTACTGTTAATTGGAAACATCAAACTCAAACACATAGCAATATTTACGGTTATTCTTGATGTTTTAATGATTAAAGATGGCAATGCCGGCGGACATTTTGCTCATTTGGGTGGTGCGTTGTGTGGGTTTATTTACGGCTTGTGGATTAGAAACAAAGCCGATATTGTCAACTATTTCAGACAAAAAAAGCGTAAAAGAAATTTTTCTATTCCCAAAAAGAAGAAAAAGAAAAAATCTGAAAATATCTACACCGAAACGTACGTTAGCGATGAAGATTACAACAGAAAAAAACACGAAAATCAGGAAAAAATTGATAAAATATTAGATAAGATTTCTGAAAAAGGTTATAATGCCTTATCAAAGGAAGAAAAGGAGTTTTTGTTCTCAAATTCATCAAAAAATGGCTAAGAAAACTAAAAAAACCAAGAAAACTAAGAAAAAAAAGAAATTCGGTGTTGGCGAAACAATTTTGCTGGCTGTAAATTTCTTTTTTATTCTGCTGCTTTTGCTTGCCAACTTAGCGCCAATCTTATCTCCCGAAAAATATTTTTACATTTCCACACTCGGACTTGTTTATCCGCTACTTATAATCGCAAACTTAGTTTTTGTCATCGTTTGGCTTTTAAGGTTTAGGTACAGCTTTGTATTTTCATTAATTGCTATTGCCATAAGCTACGGCAATGTTGCCAAAACCTTCGGATTTACAAGTAAAAAACTAACTCTAGACCAAAACGAATACGTTTCGGTGATGTCATACAATGTGAAACTATTCGACTATTTTTCGCATCCCGACAACGAAATAAAAAAATCTTTAGACGGCGTTACAAAACTTGTAAACGACAACAAGGTCGAAATCCTTTGCTTGCAAGAGTTTTACGACGGTTCGCAATCGGGTAGCAATACCCTTAAAATTTTGTCGAAAAATTGCCATCTGCCTTTTACTTACGTTGAAACTATCAAAAGCATAAACCCTCGTCAGCCCTTCGGATTAGCGATTTTATCAAAATATCCAATCGTAAATCAGGAAAAAATAAATTTCGACAACAGTAAAGTAAACTATGCAATAAAATGCGATGTATTAGTTGGTAATGATACGTTAAACCTTATTAATACTCACTTAGAAAGCATTAAATTAGGCAAGGAAGATTACAACTTAATGAGCGAAATAATTGCGGGTACGACAAGCAATGAGCAAATAAAAAAATCGTCGAAATCTATATTAAAAAAACTCGAAACAGCGTACGAACGCAGGATTCCGCAAGTTTCAAAACTTCAAGAAATTATTGATAAGTGTAACAATCCATTAATTTTGGTCGGCGATTTTAACGACACGCCTGTCAGCTATACGTACAGAATTATAAGCAAAAACTTGAAAGACTCTTTTAAAGAAGCGGGTTGGGGTTTTGGAAAAACTTACGCCGAAAAAATTCCTCTTCTACGTATTGATTATATTTTCTTTTCAAATGAATTGAATTGTGCCGAATTTGAAGTAATCAGCAGTAAAATTTCCGACCACTACCCTATTCTGTCTAAATTTTCAATTAAATAAGTTTTAAATTGTATTTAAATGAAGTTTAAACTGACATCTAAATTTGAACCTACCGGCGACCAACCTTCGGCGATTAAGCAATTGTACGAAGGCTTGCTCAGAAACGATAAGCATCAGGTTTTATTAGGTGTTACGGGGTCGGGAAAAACTTTTACTATTGCCAACGTTATAAATCAAATTCAACGTCCGACATTAGTCCTCAGCCACAATAAAACTCTTGCGGCACAGTTGTACGCTGAGTTCAAGCAGTTTTTTCCGGAAAATGCAGTCAAGTTTTTTATTTCGTACTACGACTATTACCAACCCGAAGCTTTTATCCCTACTACCAATACTTACATTGAGAAGGATATTTCCATAAACGAAGAAATTGAAAAACTTCGAATTGATGCTACTTCTTCGCTACTCACAGGCAGACGCGATATAATTATTGTTGCTTCGGTTTCTTGCATTTACGGTATCGGAAATCCCGAAGACATCAATAGCAACACTATCCATATTAAAGTCGGCGACAAAATTAGTCGCGATAAATTTCTGCGTCGCTTGGTAGATAGTCTTTATTCCAGAACCGAATTTGACCTCGAAAGGGGAAAATTCAGAGTTAAAGGTGATACCGTCGATATTTTTCCGGTTGAAGCCGATTTTGCTTGCAAAGTCATCTTTTTTAGCGACGAAATTGAAGAAATTTCTACATTCAACCCTATAAGTGGCAACCTCATTGAGCATTTGGAACAGTTTACAATATTTCCTACAAATATTTTTGTTACTTCGAAAGAGAAAATACAATCAGCCATAAAAAATATTCATATAGATTTAGGCAAGCAAATTGACTTCTTCAAAGAAACCGGTAAAATCATTGAAGCCAAACGTCTGGAAGACAGAGTAACTTACGATTTGGAGATGATGCGAGAGCTCGGTTATTGTTCGGGAATTGAAAATTACAGTCGTTATTTCGACGGCAGAAAACCCGGCACTCGTCCATTTTGCTTGCTCGATTATTTTCCCGACGATTATTTAATGGTCGTTGACGAAAGCCACGTTACAGTCCCGCAAATCAGAGCCATGTACGGCGGCGACCGCTCGCGAAAGCAAAATTTGGTTGAGTATGGTTTCAGACTGCCTTCGGCTTTGGATAACAGACCTCTTAAATTTCCGGAATTTGAAGCTCTGACAAATCAGGTTATATACGTTAGTGCCACGCCTGCCGATTACGAACTTGCGAAAGCCAACGGAGTTATTGTCGAGCAAATTGTAAGACCTACAGGTCTCATCGACCCGATTATTGAAGTTAAGCCCAGTTTAAACCAAATCGACGATTTGCTTAATGAAATTCAGATTAGAACTAAAAATAACGAGAGGACTCTCATTACAACGCTTACCAAACGCATGGCTGAAGAGCTTTCAAAATATTTGAGCAATCTGAATATCAAAACCAAATATTTACACTCGGGAGTGCTTACGATTGAACGTGTTGAGATTCTTAACAGTCTGCGGACAGGCGAAATCGACGTTTTGGTTGGTGTAAACTTGCTGCGCGAAGGATTAGACCTCCCGGAGGTTTCGTTGGTTGCAATTTTGGATGCCGACAAAGAAGGATTTTTGCGTTCGGAAAAATCGCTTACGCAAACAGCAGGAAGAGCTGCCAGAAACATAAACAGCAAGGTTATTTTCTACGCCGATACTATAACCGATTCTATGCAAAAAACCATAGACGAAACCAACAGAAAACGCAGTATTCAGCTTGAATACAACCGCATTAACAATATTACTCCAAAACAAATTATTAAAGATATTAGCACCGATTTGGTCGGATTGAGTGCCGATAGCGGAACGCCGACCCCAGACAAAGCCAATAAAATCTACGTCGAAGGTTCGATTATCAATTCTGCCGCCGACCCTTTAAGCGAATATCTTAGCTATCAGCAATTGGAAAAACTTTACAATACATCTAAGACTCTAATGCAAAAAGCCGCCAAAGACCTTGATTTTATGGAAGCTGCACGGCTTAGAGACGAAATGTATATGTACAAAAATAAAATGGAACAGTTTAATGTTAAACCTAAATAGTATTTAATGTCTGAGTATAATAGTGTCATTCTGTGGCTTATGTTTATTGCCTTTAGCCCTTAGCCCTTAGCCTTTGGCTATTAGCCATTTGCCATTTGCTAAACACAGCTAAAAGCTAAAAGCTAAAAGCCAACAGCCAACAGCCAACAGCCAATAGCTAACCAAATTACCGGACAACATTAAAATAAATAAGTATGAAAAAAATAGTAACAGTAATAGGAGCCAGACCTC from the Lentimicrobiaceae bacterium genome contains:
- the uvrB gene encoding excinuclease ABC subunit UvrB, with the protein product MKFKLTSKFEPTGDQPSAIKQLYEGLLRNDKHQVLLGVTGSGKTFTIANVINQIQRPTLVLSHNKTLAAQLYAEFKQFFPENAVKFFISYYDYYQPEAFIPTTNTYIEKDISINEEIEKLRIDATSSLLTGRRDIIIVASVSCIYGIGNPEDINSNTIHIKVGDKISRDKFLRRLVDSLYSRTEFDLERGKFRVKGDTVDIFPVEADFACKVIFFSDEIEEISTFNPISGNLIEHLEQFTIFPTNIFVTSKEKIQSAIKNIHIDLGKQIDFFKETGKIIEAKRLEDRVTYDLEMMRELGYCSGIENYSRYFDGRKPGTRPFCLLDYFPDDYLMVVDESHVTVPQIRAMYGGDRSRKQNLVEYGFRLPSALDNRPLKFPEFEALTNQVIYVSATPADYELAKANGVIVEQIVRPTGLIDPIIEVKPSLNQIDDLLNEIQIRTKNNERTLITTLTKRMAEELSKYLSNLNIKTKYLHSGVLTIERVEILNSLRTGEIDVLVGVNLLREGLDLPEVSLVAILDADKEGFLRSEKSLTQTAGRAARNINSKVIFYADTITDSMQKTIDETNRKRSIQLEYNRINNITPKQIIKDISTDLVGLSADSGTPTPDKANKIYVEGSIINSAADPLSEYLSYQQLEKLYNTSKTLMQKAAKDLDFMEAARLRDEMYMYKNKMEQFNVKPK
- a CDS encoding co-chaperone GroES family protein, with the translated sequence MYENIVVVGDKILIKPLTESTKTKAGLYLPSGYSEKDEIKQGYIIKTGPGVPYPYFEGDEEPWKCEDNTTKYMPLQVKEGDLAFFLARYAYEIKYKQETLFVVSQHHILLVERDL
- a CDS encoding endonuclease/exonuclease/phosphatase family protein, whose translation is MAKKTKKTKKTKKKKKFGVGETILLAVNFFFILLLLLANLAPILSPEKYFYISTLGLVYPLLIIANLVFVIVWLLRFRYSFVFSLIAIAISYGNVAKTFGFTSKKLTLDQNEYVSVMSYNVKLFDYFSHPDNEIKKSLDGVTKLVNDNKVEILCLQEFYDGSQSGSNTLKILSKNCHLPFTYVETIKSINPRQPFGLAILSKYPIVNQEKINFDNSKVNYAIKCDVLVGNDTLNLINTHLESIKLGKEDYNLMSEIIAGTTSNEQIKKSSKSILKKLETAYERRIPQVSKLQEIIDKCNNPLILVGDFNDTPVSYTYRIISKNLKDSFKEAGWGFGKTYAEKIPLLRIDYIFFSNELNCAEFEVISSKISDHYPILSKFSIK
- a CDS encoding rhomboid family intramembrane serine protease is translated as MDNRQYSPGGFSILPPVVKNLLIINGIFYLATISLGYSMNIDLIDILGLHYFKAEKFEFYQFITYMFMHGGFSHIFFNMFALWMFGSILEQTWGPKRFLIYYFFTGIGAAIVHYVVFYFQITPTIELIDNFIYQPNIENLQQIVSTHRFAIFDDTGNITSLFEQFKVNYSILANNPTDTAAMQNVLNFMSEYKIHYLNQPVVVGASGAVYGLLLAFGMMFPNAMIYLYFFVPMKAKWFVIIFGVIELLSGIYGRGGNIAHFAHLGGMIFGIILILIWRRKDKKSSNFSY
- the mutL gene encoding DNA mismatch repair endonuclease MutL, which encodes MSDIIKLLPDSVANQIAAGEVIQRPASVVKELLENSIDSGADQIKLIIKDAGKTLIQVIDNGCGMSDMDARICFERHATSKISNANDLFKLKTLGFRGEALASIAAIAHVELKTKKADEEIGTKIEIQGAKLISQTPISFQNGTSFSVKNIFFNVPARRNFLKSDKVEYGHIFEELNRVVLVYPEIEFEFISDEKVVAHYLKGNTKQRVIQVGGKQFEENLLPISLQTEYVDISGYIGKADIARKTKGSQYFFANNRFIRQPYLHHAVEQAYKDLIPDATVPKYFIYLKVREDEIDVNIHPTKTEVKFQHSQVLYALLRSAVKHALGMYSLSPQLNFDAETAFNTDLPKDYIPKPPTVNINPDYNPFKTSGSKPIKDPLRGNAKGWENLFSAATGSGIADSTLDNLDNIDDKGGNEDSNEYMHNKQSANFIQINKKYIVTYLPSGIMIIDQQKAHQRILYNQIIISKSKSITNSQKLIFPKTLHLSPSEGIVLQELLPSLNEFGLEISDLGNNSFAIISVPEITKNVSVENVIDSIINMHKEGSSASSTDLVQQIAHKLAISSSIKYGDTLTPEAMQSIVDKLFATSSPQLALNGSKTYAVLKNEEIETLLK
- a CDS encoding phospho-sugar mutase yields the protein MNTINENTLKNAQAWLNDPVIDDETKSEIKNMMENNPAELNEAFYANLEFGTGGLRGIMGVGSYRMNKYTVGMATQGLANYLIESFSDTEIKVAIAYDVRNNSKYFAQVAANVLSANNIKVFLFQEPRPTPMLSFAVRHLNCQSGIVITASHNPKEYNGYKVYWDDGAQLTPPHDTNVIDRVNKIGGLKEVKFNGNDNLIVPIGEDVDNAYFDKLKTYVLQPDVIKQNENIKIVYTPIHGTGLHTVPRALKEFGFKNVILVEEQAVQDGNFPTVESPNPEERSAMALALKKAEKVNADIILATDPDSDRLAVGLKNHKNEYVLLNGNQTAVLLTYYLIKQWKDKNKLTGNEFIVKTVVTSELMSDIAVKAGVEYYDVLTGFKWIAKIIRENEGKKTFIGGGEESFGYMVGDFVRDKDALISCSVFAECVAWANSRNMSLFEILIEIYLEYGFYKERLVNIVRKGISGKKEIKGMMDNYRNNPPKYINGSKVITIKDYKTHKRTDVETNAVTTIDLPSSDVLQFLLEDGSKISVRPSGTEPKIKFYFSVKEKLKDKADFDAVDEKLEKKLDDIISDMGLNN
- a CDS encoding rhomboid family intramembrane serine protease, yielding MNNFSNTNINNTSIKDLIKKFKSKPIVAQLIIINVAIWVLLSLISVLYFLFQDPESSSYTWTEQILKYFAVPASLSALAARPWTILTYMFVHTSFWHLLFNMLWLYWFGKIFLEFKSKKELLLLYFAGGFIGSFFFIAAYNIFPVFKPIIDSANAIGASAAILGITIATATIAPNYNIRLLLIGNIKLKHIAIFTVILDVLMIKDGNAGGHFAHLGGALCGFIYGLWIRNKADIVNYFRQKKRKRNFSIPKKKKKKKSENIYTETYVSDEDYNRKKHENQEKIDKILDKISEKGYNALSKEEKEFLFSNSSKNG